The proteins below are encoded in one region of Methylobacillus flagellatus KT:
- a CDS encoding HD domain-containing phosphohydrolase, protein MKTFNLVDTAKVLILDDQAVSRSILSKIVRNLGRGIKTCEFSSPTEALLWAQDNTADLLLVDYEMPGMNGLCFINEITRLPQYQTVPTIMITIKQDVEIRYAALDAGVTDFLTKPVDMHECMARCKNLITLRQQRLTLEDKSRLLESMVREATENILMREKETLMHLARAGEYRDYDTAQHLLRMSLYSRVLAEALGFPEDEAELIELAAPLHDIGKIGIPDSVLLKQGPFTPEEKKIMQRHPLIGYEILQGSPSKYLQKGSEIALAHHEKFDGSGYPYGMSGQEIPLSARIVAVADVFDALTSRRPYKEAWSVDKAIEYLIAESGKHFYPELIKLIPDVHILFEEIHKRHAS, encoded by the coding sequence ATGAAAACCTTCAACCTCGTTGATACCGCCAAGGTGCTGATACTGGATGACCAAGCTGTCAGCCGCTCTATCTTGTCAAAGATTGTGAGAAATCTGGGGCGTGGTATCAAGACTTGTGAGTTCTCCTCTCCCACCGAGGCATTGCTCTGGGCGCAAGACAATACCGCCGACCTGTTGCTGGTCGATTACGAGATGCCGGGTATGAACGGCCTGTGCTTCATCAATGAAATCACGCGCCTACCTCAATATCAAACGGTGCCCACCATCATGATCACGATCAAGCAGGATGTGGAAATTCGTTATGCGGCACTGGATGCCGGCGTGACCGACTTCCTCACCAAACCGGTGGACATGCATGAATGCATGGCACGCTGCAAGAACCTGATCACCCTGCGCCAGCAACGGCTTACCCTGGAGGACAAGAGCCGGCTGTTGGAAAGCATGGTGCGCGAAGCTACCGAAAATATCCTGATGCGGGAAAAGGAAACCCTGATGCACCTCGCCCGTGCGGGGGAATACCGCGATTACGATACTGCACAGCACCTGTTGCGCATGTCGCTTTACAGCCGCGTGCTGGCAGAGGCGCTGGGCTTCCCCGAGGACGAGGCGGAGCTCATCGAGCTGGCCGCGCCGTTGCATGACATCGGCAAGATCGGCATCCCCGACAGCGTGCTGCTCAAGCAAGGCCCGTTCACGCCGGAGGAAAAGAAGATCATGCAGCGGCATCCGCTCATCGGCTATGAAATCCTGCAGGGCAGCCCATCCAAGTATCTGCAGAAAGGCAGCGAAATTGCACTCGCCCATCACGAAAAATTTGACGGCTCTGGCTACCCCTATGGCATGTCGGGGCAGGAAATCCCCTTATCGGCCCGTATTGTAGCGGTAGCGGACGTATTCGACGCTCTGACCAGCCGCCGCCCTTACAAGGAGGCGTGGAGCGTGGATAAAGCGATCGAATACCTGATTGCGGAAAGTGGCAAGCACTTCTACCCGGAATTGATCAAGCTCATTCCCGACGTACATATCCTGTTTGAGGAAATTCACAAGCGCCATGCTTCCTGA